From a single Chitinophagaceae bacterium genomic region:
- a CDS encoding DUF3467 domain-containing protein, which translates to MEENKKKINQSQQITIELSEDIAGGIYSNLVMISHSQTEFVIDFISLLPGVTKAKVKSRIIVTPEHAKRLLHALQENIKKYEYTFGEIDNTEDISKIPFHFGGEIAEA; encoded by the coding sequence ATGGAAGAAAATAAAAAAAAAATAAATCAATCACAGCAAATAACTATTGAATTAAGTGAAGACATTGCTGGTGGCATATATTCTAACCTTGTTATGATATCCCATTCTCAAACAGAGTTTGTAATAGATTTTATTTCTCTTTTGCCAGGTGTTACTAAAGCAAAAGTAAAATCTAGAATAATAGTTACACCAGAACATGCAAAAAGACTTTTACATGCTCTCCAAGAGAACATCAAAAAATATGAATATACATTTGGAGAAATAGACAATACAGAAGACATATCAAAGATACCTTTTCATTTCGGCGGGGAAATAGCCGA
- the rpoC gene encoding DNA-directed RNA polymerase subunit beta', with amino-acid sequence MIFKRNKSINTDFTKISIGIASPESILENSFGEVKEAETINYRTYKPETDGLFCERIFGPIKDWECHCGKYKRIRYKGVTCDRCGVEVTEKKVRRERMGHIELVVPVAHIWYFKCLPNKIGYILGIPSKKLDQIIYYEKYVVIQPGVCAQNGLNELDFLTENEYINIMENIPTDNQTFDDSNPHKFIAKTGSDAIETLLKKVDLDSVSYTLRQSIHSESSQQKKIESLKRLRVIEAFRTSKGKRQNKPEWMILKVIPVIPPELRPLVALDGGRFATSDLNDFYRRVIIRNNRLKKLIDIKAPEVVLRNEKRMLQEAVDALLDNSRKVGTSGRSEGGGTTKSLSDMLKGKQGRFRKNLLGKRVDYSGRSVIVVGPELKIHECGLPKEMAAELFKPFIIRRLIERGITTTVKDAKRIIDLKDPRIWDILENILKGHPILLNRAPTLHRMGIQAFQPKLIEHKAIQLHPLVCTAFNADFDGDQMAVHVPLGQEAILEASLLMIASNNILNPANGAPICVPSQDMVLGLYYMTKGRKSTPNEKILGEGITFYSPEEVVIAFNEKKLSKHAYIKVRVKVRDENEELKTSIIETVAGRVLFNLCIPEEVGFLDELLTKKKLQQIISLVFKVCGMSRTSQFLDDIKELGFKYAYQGGLSIGLSDINIPNEKKDFIENAQKQIENVLTNYYGGLIGENEKYNKVIDIWTRVNVDLTAKLLKNLEEDNQGFNSIYMMMHSGARGSKEQVRQLAGMRGLMAKPQKNIQGAIGEIIENPIISNFKEGLEVWEYFISTHGARKGLADTALKTADAGYLTRRLIDVTQDVIINEVDCDTLRGITISAVVDKTNDEVIESLSDRILGRVSLHDIYEPLTGKLIISAGQEIREDIAMQIEKSNIEEVETRSVLTCESEKGVCSKCYGRNFSSGRMVEIGEPVGVIAAQSIGEPGTQLTLRTFHVGGAASNIAVENTIKAKFPGIVEFEELRSVVLDKGNQKNTVVLGRSGEIKIKDEKTGKILISQNVPYGTILRVNENEKVEKGQELCYWDPYNAVILSEYNGKVQLIHIEEGITFKEDYDEQTGRTEKIITESKDKNKTPTILILKEEQVTKEYSLPVGAHLTVEDGQIIYKGEIIAKIPRVTSKYRDITGGLPRVTELFEARNTSNVAVVSEIDGVISYGQLRKGNREIIVESKDGYKKKYMVPLTKHIIVQDNDFVKAGGSLTDGVISLADILAIKGTTAVQEYLVNEIQEVYRLQGVKINDKHIEVIVRQMMQKVVIVDSGDTTLLPNQIIDKILFRKENESIMDKKIVVDTGDSTNLKAGQIISLKMLRNENTFLKSKELEPVTVRNVNAAVSRPILQGITQASLDTESFLSAASFQETTKVLSEAAIKSKTDTLNGLKENVLIGHLIPAGTGVKKFNEYAVGSNSTYLYLYNKEYNTKTHNLQ; translated from the coding sequence ATGATATTCAAAAGAAATAAAAGTATAAATACCGATTTTACAAAAATATCGATAGGCATTGCTTCCCCAGAATCTATTTTAGAAAATTCTTTTGGAGAAGTGAAAGAAGCCGAAACTATTAATTATAGAACTTATAAACCTGAAACAGATGGTCTTTTTTGTGAACGGATTTTTGGACCTATAAAAGATTGGGAATGCCACTGTGGAAAATATAAAAGAATAAGATATAAAGGAGTAACGTGTGATAGGTGTGGGGTAGAGGTTACGGAAAAAAAAGTTCGTAGAGAAAGAATGGGACACATAGAGTTGGTAGTCCCTGTAGCTCATATTTGGTATTTTAAATGTCTTCCAAACAAAATAGGCTATATTTTAGGAATACCCTCTAAAAAATTAGATCAAATTATCTATTACGAAAAATATGTAGTCATACAACCAGGTGTATGTGCTCAAAATGGATTAAATGAACTAGATTTTTTAACCGAAAATGAGTATATAAATATAATGGAAAATATTCCAACTGATAACCAGACCTTTGATGATTCTAATCCTCATAAATTTATTGCTAAGACAGGATCTGATGCAATAGAAACTCTCTTAAAAAAAGTTGATTTAGATAGTGTTTCTTATACATTAAGGCAAAGTATACATTCTGAATCATCACAGCAAAAAAAAATAGAATCTCTAAAAAGATTACGAGTTATAGAAGCATTTCGTACTTCCAAAGGGAAAAGACAAAATAAACCAGAATGGATGATACTAAAAGTTATTCCGGTTATTCCACCTGAGCTGAGGCCTTTGGTAGCTTTGGACGGTGGTAGATTCGCAACATCTGATTTGAATGATTTTTACAGAAGAGTTATTATTCGTAATAATAGATTAAAAAAACTTATAGATATAAAAGCTCCAGAAGTTGTTTTAAGAAACGAAAAAAGAATGCTCCAAGAGGCAGTAGATGCGTTATTAGATAATTCTAGAAAAGTAGGAACCTCGGGCAGATCAGAAGGAGGAGGTACAACAAAATCACTTTCAGATATGCTGAAAGGAAAACAAGGAAGATTTAGAAAAAACCTACTTGGAAAAAGAGTCGACTATTCAGGTAGATCTGTTATAGTAGTAGGTCCGGAGCTCAAAATACATGAATGTGGATTACCAAAAGAAATGGCTGCTGAATTATTTAAACCTTTTATTATAAGAAGATTAATAGAACGAGGAATAACTACTACAGTAAAAGATGCTAAAAGAATCATAGATTTAAAAGATCCTCGTATTTGGGATATATTAGAAAATATACTAAAGGGACATCCAATTTTACTCAATCGCGCTCCCACGCTTCATAGAATGGGAATCCAAGCATTTCAACCAAAACTTATAGAACACAAGGCTATTCAATTACATCCCCTGGTTTGTACCGCTTTTAATGCTGATTTTGATGGGGATCAAATGGCTGTTCACGTACCATTAGGGCAAGAAGCTATATTAGAAGCATCTCTTTTAATGATAGCTTCTAATAATATTTTAAATCCGGCTAATGGTGCTCCCATTTGTGTTCCATCGCAAGATATGGTACTAGGGCTGTACTACATGACAAAAGGGCGTAAAAGTACTCCCAATGAAAAAATTTTAGGGGAAGGAATAACTTTCTATTCCCCCGAAGAAGTTGTTATAGCTTTTAACGAGAAAAAATTATCTAAGCACGCTTATATAAAAGTACGGGTAAAAGTGAGAGATGAAAATGAAGAACTCAAAACAAGTATTATAGAAACAGTTGCTGGAAGAGTATTATTTAATTTATGCATCCCCGAAGAAGTTGGTTTTTTAGATGAATTATTAACAAAAAAGAAACTCCAACAAATTATTAGCTTAGTGTTCAAGGTATGTGGAATGTCTCGCACCTCACAGTTTTTAGATGATATAAAAGAGTTAGGATTTAAGTATGCATACCAAGGTGGCTTATCTATAGGATTGAGTGACATTAATATTCCAAATGAGAAAAAAGATTTTATAGAAAATGCTCAAAAACAAATAGAAAATGTTTTAACCAATTATTATGGAGGTCTTATTGGTGAGAATGAAAAATATAATAAAGTTATAGATATATGGACACGGGTAAATGTTGATCTTACGGCAAAACTTTTAAAAAATTTAGAAGAAGATAACCAAGGATTCAACTCCATATATATGATGATGCACTCCGGAGCTCGTGGAAGTAAAGAACAAGTAAGACAATTAGCAGGAATGCGAGGATTAATGGCAAAACCTCAAAAAAATATACAAGGAGCCATAGGAGAAATTATAGAAAACCCTATCATATCTAATTTTAAAGAAGGATTGGAAGTTTGGGAATATTTTATTTCTACACATGGAGCAAGAAAGGGATTAGCCGATACTGCTTTAAAAACAGCGGATGCGGGTTATCTTACACGCCGTCTTATAGATGTAACTCAAGATGTTATTATAAATGAAGTAGATTGTGACACACTGAGGGGTATCACTATTTCTGCAGTGGTAGATAAAACAAATGACGAAGTTATAGAATCACTTTCAGATAGAATTTTAGGAAGAGTATCTCTCCATGATATTTACGAACCATTAACAGGTAAACTTATAATATCTGCAGGACAAGAAATAAGAGAAGATATTGCTATGCAAATAGAAAAATCTAATATAGAAGAAGTGGAAACAAGATCTGTTCTTACTTGTGAAAGTGAAAAAGGAGTATGTAGTAAATGCTATGGAAGAAATTTTTCAAGTGGAAGAATGGTAGAAATAGGAGAACCTGTTGGAGTAATCGCCGCACAATCTATAGGGGAACCAGGTACTCAGCTTACACTAAGAACATTTCACGTGGGAGGAGCTGCATCCAATATAGCTGTAGAAAATACTATTAAAGCAAAATTCCCTGGTATTGTAGAATTTGAAGAACTGAGATCTGTCGTGTTAGATAAAGGGAATCAAAAAAATACAGTAGTATTAGGACGTTCAGGTGAAATAAAAATTAAAGATGAAAAAACGGGTAAAATACTCATAAGTCAAAATGTACCTTACGGTACTATATTACGAGTAAATGAAAACGAAAAAGTAGAAAAAGGGCAAGAACTTTGTTACTGGGATCCGTACAATGCTGTCATTCTCTCAGAATATAATGGAAAGGTACAACTGATCCACATAGAAGAAGGAATAACTTTTAAAGAAGATTATGATGAGCAGACCGGAAGAACCGAAAAAATAATAACGGAATCAAAAGATAAAAATAAAACTCCTACAATACTCATATTAAAAGAAGAACAGGTCACAAAAGAATACAGTTTGCCAGTGGGTGCCCATCTTACAGTTGAAGATGGACAAATCATATACAAAGGAGAAATTATAGCCAAAATACCTCGTGTTACTTCTAAATACAGAGATATAACCGGAGGACTTCCACGTGTAACAGAACTATTCGAAGCCAGAAATACATCTAACGTTGCAGTAGTAAGCGAAATAGATGGAGTAATATCTTATGGACAACTCAGAAAGGGAAACAGAGAAATAATTGTAGAATCTAAGGATGGGTACAAGAAAAAATACATGGTTCCTCTTACAAAACACATAATAGTTCAAGATAATGATTTTGTAAAAGCTGGAGGATCGCTTACAGACGGAGTTATTAGTTTGGCGGATATTTTAGCAATAAAAGGCACTACAGCTGTTCAAGAATACTTAGTAAATGAAATCCAAGAAGTATATAGATTACAAGGAGTAAAGATAAATGATAAACACATAGAGGTTATTGTTAGACAGATGATGCAAAAAGTTGTAATAGTAGATTCTGGAGATACTACACTTTTACCAAACCAAATTATAGATAAAATACTTTTTAGAAAAGAAAATGAATCTATTATGGATAAAAAAATAGTAGTAGATACGGGAGATTCTACAAATTTAAAAGCGGGACAAATAATTTCATTAAAAATGTTACGAAATGAAAACACTTTTCTTAAAAGTAAAGAACTCGAACCTGTTACAGTAAGAAATGTTAATGCTGCTGTTTCTAGACCAATACTACAAGGAATAACCCAAGCTTCTTTAGATACAGAAAGCTTCTTATCTGCCGCATCTTTTCAAGAAACTACTAAAGTATTAAGTGAAGCCGCTATAAAATCTAAAACAGATACTTTAAATGGGTTAAAAGAAAATGTGTTGATTGGACATCTCATCCCTGCAGGAACAGGAGTTAAAAAATTTAACGAATACGCCGTTGGCTCTAACAGTACTTATCTCTACCTCTATAACAAAGAATATAATACAAAAACACATAACTTACAATAA
- the rpoB gene encoding DNA-directed RNA polymerase subunit beta, which produces MNTLHNTKRINFAKVKIPKETEFNYPNFLDIQTSSFQEFIQLDIANQDKKKQSLYQLFCDIFPISDARKNFTIEFVDYSIDIPRYSIEECIDRGLTYSVPFKVKFKVTSYSFDNKEPTIYEQEIFLGNIPYMTQRGSFVINGAERVIVSQLHRSPGVFFAQSRHTNGTKLYSARVIPFTGAWIEFATDANNIMYAYIDRKKKFPITTLLRAIGYSTDKSILDIFGLSEDVPATRDDLMKNIGRKLAARVIHTYMEDFIDEDTGEVISIERNQIKLERDYILKEEDISIILESKVSYIIVHREDINLSEYSIIYNTLQKDSSNSTKEAVEQIYRQLRNAEAPDEQTAKDIIHNLFFSEKRYDLGKVGRYRINKKLKMDSKKHSESVLTVHDIIEIIKYLVGLVNSRAIVDDIDHLGNRKVRTVGEQLYNLFYVGLSRMARIIADKMNMKDVEEFKPIDLVSPKTLITVINSFFGTSQLSQFMDQTNPLAEITHKRRLTALGPGGLSRDRAGFEVRDIHYTHYGRLCTIETPEGPNIGLISSLCVYAKINPMGFIETPYRKVKNGKVTDDIVYLSAEEEENCYIAQSHMKLDNKGFFLDGKIKSRYGADFPLVSPDKISYMDIAPDQIVSIGASLIPFLEHDDANRALMGSNMQRQAVPLILPEAPIVATGFEHKLIMDSKNFIISEKDGIVKYVDSTKIIIENYRTDFEKQVSFDDDEQVYSLPKYRRTNQDTVLNMRPIVFKGDEVKQGQILCEGFATEKGELALGRNLKVAFMPWQGYNFEDAIVISEKVVSEDIFTSVHIEEFRLGVKDMKRGEEELTSEIPNMSDEVIKNLDENGIVRVGSPVKEGDILIGKITPKGESDPSPEEKLLKAIFGNKAGDVKDASFRAPASLRGVVINTQLFSRIKKDNKTKIKKDMDLLKDKYSQNLSKLKRACIEKLTLLLDGKICQGIKHRYSNDVISHGVKLNGNLITEMLFPNKNNYRDESGYSVPEETNLIADVVFENWTDDIETNKAIVTLLNNYSKKWAEISANFKKNKYILETGDELPTEIVKLAKVYVAKKRKLKVGDKMAGRHGNKGVVAKIVRQEDMPFMEDGTPVDVVLNPLGVPSRMNIGQIYETVLGWAGLKLGIKYTTHIFDGATLQEVSNELKKAGLPPFGRDYLYDGLTGEKFEQPVTVGVIYMLKLGHLVDDKMHARSIGPYSLITQQPLGGKAQFGGQRFGEMEVWAIEAFGASHILQEILTIKSDDVVGRAKAYESIVKGESLRTPGIPESFNVLIQELRGLGLEINLEK; this is translated from the coding sequence TTGAATACATTACATAACACTAAAAGAATAAATTTTGCTAAAGTAAAGATTCCGAAAGAAACAGAATTTAACTACCCTAATTTTTTAGATATTCAAACTTCCTCGTTTCAAGAATTCATTCAATTAGACATAGCAAATCAAGATAAAAAAAAGCAAAGTTTATACCAGCTTTTTTGTGATATATTTCCCATTTCTGATGCAAGGAAAAATTTTACTATAGAATTTGTAGATTATTCTATTGACATTCCTAGATATTCAATAGAGGAATGCATAGATAGAGGGCTGACCTACTCTGTTCCTTTCAAAGTCAAGTTCAAAGTAACCTCTTATTCTTTTGACAATAAAGAACCTACTATTTATGAACAAGAGATTTTTTTAGGAAACATACCTTACATGACTCAGAGAGGATCTTTTGTTATTAACGGAGCTGAACGAGTCATAGTTTCACAATTACACAGATCTCCTGGTGTGTTTTTTGCTCAAAGCAGACATACGAATGGAACAAAATTATATTCTGCTCGTGTTATACCTTTTACAGGAGCATGGATAGAATTTGCTACAGATGCCAATAATATAATGTATGCTTATATTGACAGAAAAAAAAAGTTTCCAATAACTACTCTATTACGTGCTATAGGATATAGTACGGATAAAAGTATATTAGATATCTTTGGACTTTCTGAAGATGTTCCTGCAACGAGAGATGATTTGATGAAAAATATAGGAAGAAAGCTTGCAGCACGAGTTATACACACTTATATGGAAGACTTTATTGATGAAGATACAGGCGAAGTAATCTCTATTGAAAGGAACCAGATTAAATTAGAACGAGATTATATACTAAAGGAAGAAGACATATCTATAATATTAGAATCAAAAGTTTCTTATATTATCGTTCATAGAGAAGATATAAACTTGAGTGAATATTCTATTATTTATAATACTTTACAAAAAGATAGTTCTAATTCTACAAAAGAAGCAGTTGAACAAATATATAGACAGTTGAGAAATGCAGAAGCGCCAGATGAACAAACTGCAAAAGATATAATCCATAATTTGTTTTTTAGCGAAAAAAGATATGATTTGGGCAAAGTAGGTCGCTATAGAATTAATAAAAAACTCAAAATGGATTCAAAAAAACATTCAGAATCTGTTCTTACTGTTCATGATATTATTGAAATAATAAAGTATCTTGTAGGATTAGTAAACTCTAGAGCAATAGTTGATGACATAGATCATTTGGGGAATAGAAAAGTAAGAACTGTTGGTGAACAATTATATAATCTTTTTTATGTAGGATTATCCAGAATGGCAAGAATTATTGCGGATAAAATGAATATGAAAGATGTTGAAGAGTTTAAACCTATTGATTTAGTAAGCCCTAAAACTCTTATCACGGTTATAAATTCTTTTTTTGGTACGAGTCAGCTTTCTCAATTTATGGATCAAACCAATCCTTTAGCAGAAATCACACATAAAAGAAGACTAACGGCTTTGGGGCCTGGTGGGCTTTCTCGAGATAGAGCTGGGTTTGAGGTGCGTGATATTCATTACACACATTATGGACGTTTATGTACCATCGAAACCCCCGAAGGTCCTAACATAGGACTCATCTCTTCTCTTTGTGTTTATGCAAAAATTAATCCTATGGGATTTATAGAAACCCCATATAGAAAGGTAAAAAATGGTAAGGTCACGGATGATATAGTTTATTTATCTGCAGAAGAAGAAGAAAATTGTTATATTGCCCAGTCCCACATGAAATTAGATAATAAAGGGTTCTTTTTAGATGGGAAAATCAAATCACGATACGGTGCGGATTTTCCATTAGTATCCCCAGATAAAATTTCTTATATGGATATTGCTCCCGATCAAATAGTCTCTATAGGTGCGTCTCTTATTCCATTTTTAGAACATGACGATGCAAATAGAGCACTTATGGGGTCTAACATGCAAAGGCAAGCAGTTCCTTTAATATTACCAGAAGCCCCTATTGTTGCTACCGGTTTTGAACATAAGCTTATCATGGATTCTAAAAATTTTATAATATCTGAAAAAGATGGAATTGTAAAATATGTAGATTCTACGAAAATTATTATAGAAAATTATAGAACTGATTTCGAAAAACAAGTTTCTTTTGATGATGATGAACAGGTTTATTCTCTACCTAAATATAGACGGACTAACCAAGATACTGTCTTAAATATGAGACCTATTGTTTTTAAAGGAGATGAAGTGAAACAAGGACAAATTTTATGCGAAGGTTTTGCTACCGAAAAAGGAGAGCTTGCTTTAGGACGCAATCTAAAAGTTGCGTTTATGCCATGGCAAGGTTATAATTTTGAGGATGCTATTGTTATATCAGAAAAAGTTGTTTCAGAAGACATTTTTACTTCTGTTCATATAGAAGAATTTAGATTAGGAGTAAAAGATATGAAAAGAGGAGAAGAAGAATTAACTTCTGAGATACCGAATATGAGCGATGAGGTTATAAAAAATTTAGACGAAAACGGAATAGTAAGGGTTGGTTCCCCTGTAAAAGAAGGTGATATACTTATAGGAAAAATAACCCCAAAAGGAGAATCTGATCCTTCTCCGGAAGAAAAATTACTAAAAGCTATTTTTGGCAATAAAGCAGGAGATGTGAAAGATGCTTCATTTAGAGCCCCTGCTTCTTTAAGAGGAGTGGTGATAAATACTCAACTTTTTTCACGTATAAAGAAAGATAATAAAACTAAGATAAAAAAAGATATGGATTTATTGAAAGATAAGTACAGTCAAAATCTATCGAAGTTAAAACGTGCATGCATAGAAAAATTAACATTATTGCTTGATGGTAAAATTTGCCAAGGAATAAAACATAGATATAGTAATGATGTGATTTCACATGGTGTAAAATTGAATGGAAATCTAATAACAGAAATGCTATTCCCTAATAAAAATAATTATAGAGATGAAAGCGGTTATTCTGTTCCTGAGGAAACAAATCTTATAGCAGATGTTGTTTTTGAAAATTGGACAGATGATATAGAAACAAACAAAGCAATAGTTACGCTACTAAATAATTATTCTAAAAAATGGGCTGAAATATCTGCAAATTTTAAAAAAAATAAATATATTTTAGAAACAGGAGACGAACTTCCCACGGAAATAGTAAAATTAGCAAAAGTATATGTTGCCAAAAAGCGGAAATTAAAAGTAGGAGATAAAATGGCAGGAAGACACGGAAATAAAGGCGTAGTAGCAAAAATAGTAAGACAGGAAGATATGCCTTTTATGGAAGATGGGACCCCTGTAGATGTAGTTTTAAATCCACTTGGTGTTCCATCTCGTATGAATATAGGTCAAATATACGAGACTGTTTTGGGATGGGCCGGATTGAAATTAGGAATAAAATATACAACCCATATATTTGACGGAGCAACATTGCAAGAAGTGTCAAATGAATTAAAAAAAGCAGGGTTACCTCCCTTTGGGAGAGATTATCTATATGATGGACTGACCGGGGAAAAGTTTGAACAACCTGTTACAGTGGGTGTTATCTATATGCTTAAATTAGGACATTTAGTTGATGATAAAATGCATGCAAGATCTATAGGTCCCTACTCACTTATTACACAACAACCTTTAGGTGGTAAAGCACAATTCGGGGGGCAACGTTTTGGAGAAATGGAAGTATGGGCTATAGAAGCTTTTGGAGCATCACATATACTCCAAGAAATATTAACTATAAAATCTGATGATGTGGTAGGCCGTGCTAAAGCATACGAATCCATTGTAAAAGGTGAAAGTTTACGTACTCCTGGAATCCCTGAGTCTTTCAATGTTCTTATTCAAGAATTAAGAGGATTGGGATTAGAAATAAATTTAGAGAAATAA
- the rplL gene encoding 50S ribosomal protein L7/L12 — protein MTDLKAIAEQLVNLSVKEVNELAKILKNEYGIEAATSPVVMAGGIAPGGNTATAVPEKTSFDVILKAAGANKLGVIKLVKDLTGLGLKEAKDLVDNAPKPLKEGVQKDEAAALKTKLEELGAEVEVK, from the coding sequence ATGACAGATTTAAAAGCAATAGCTGAACAATTAGTAAATTTATCAGTAAAAGAAGTAAATGAATTAGCAAAAATTCTTAAAAACGAATATGGCATAGAGGCAGCTACATCTCCAGTTGTAATGGCAGGAGGCATTGCACCTGGTGGTAATACAGCGACAGCAGTACCTGAAAAAACATCTTTTGATGTGATTTTAAAAGCAGCGGGAGCGAATAAATTAGGTGTTATAAAACTAGTAAAAGATCTGACAGGATTAGGATTAAAAGAAGCAAAAGATCTTGTTGATAATGCTCCTAAACCTTTAAAGGAAGGAGTACAAAAAGACGAAGCCGCTGCACTAAAAACCAAATTAGAAGAATTAGGAGCTGAGGTAGAAGTAAAATAA
- the rplJ gene encoding 50S ribosomal protein L10, with protein MNREKKGVLIEELKEKFAKTPYFYVTDTSGFTVSEINSFRRICFQNGLEYKVFKNTIIKKALDTQNVDYSSWNKKVLKGFSGIIFCNSSAKIPAKVIKEFQQKDKNKRPTFKAASIESDFFIGEENLEILLNIKSKNELVGDIVTLLQSPMKKLVTTIQSGNNTLTGVLKTLSEK; from the coding sequence ATGAACAGAGAAAAAAAAGGAGTTTTGATAGAAGAACTCAAAGAAAAATTTGCAAAAACACCTTATTTTTATGTAACAGATACTTCAGGATTTACAGTATCAGAAATAAATTCTTTTAGACGTATTTGTTTTCAAAATGGTCTTGAATATAAAGTATTTAAAAATACTATTATAAAAAAAGCATTAGATACACAAAATGTAGATTATTCTTCATGGAATAAAAAAGTGTTAAAAGGATTTTCTGGGATTATTTTTTGCAATAGTTCTGCAAAAATACCTGCAAAAGTGATAAAAGAATTTCAACAGAAAGATAAAAATAAAAGACCTACGTTTAAGGCTGCTTCCATAGAATCAGATTTTTTTATTGGGGAAGAAAATTTAGAAATACTCCTTAATATTAAATCTAAGAATGAGTTAGTAGGAGATATTGTTACACTCTTACAATCCCCGATGAAAAAGTTAGTTACCACTATTCAGAGTGGTAATAATACATTGACAGGAGTTTTAAAAACACTGTCAGAAAAATAA
- the rplA gene encoding 50S ribosomal protein L1 — protein MKKLTKNQKTSILKYDADKIYSLEEACKIVKEITFTKFDSSVDIDMRLGVDPKKSDQMVRGVVSLPHGIGKSVRVLVLCTPEKEDEARESGADYVGLEEYIKKIEGGWVDIDVIITMPIIMAKVGKLGKILGPRGLMPNPKSGTVTLEVGKAVKEVKAGKIDFKIDKAGIIHTSIGKTSFESEKIKENALEILQTVARLKPSSSKGIYFKSIYLSSTMSKSIQIDKNTIIGI, from the coding sequence ATGAAAAAATTAACAAAAAACCAAAAAACATCTATTCTAAAATACGATGCCGATAAAATATATTCTCTTGAAGAAGCTTGCAAAATAGTAAAAGAAATAACATTTACAAAATTTGATTCTTCTGTGGATATAGATATGAGATTAGGTGTGGATCCTAAAAAATCTGACCAAATGGTAAGAGGAGTTGTTTCTTTACCGCATGGAATAGGAAAATCTGTAAGAGTATTAGTTTTATGTACTCCAGAAAAAGAAGATGAAGCGAGGGAATCTGGTGCCGACTATGTAGGATTAGAAGAATATATAAAGAAAATAGAAGGGGGATGGGTAGATATAGATGTTATAATCACTATGCCTATTATTATGGCAAAAGTAGGAAAACTTGGAAAAATACTAGGACCAAGGGGACTGATGCCAAATCCTAAATCAGGAACGGTAACATTAGAGGTAGGAAAAGCAGTAAAAGAAGTAAAAGCAGGAAAAATAGATTTTAAAATAGATAAAGCAGGAATAATTCATACAAGTATCGGGAAAACATCCTTTGAATCTGAAAAAATTAAAGAAAATGCATTAGAAATACTTCAAACAGTAGCCCGATTAAAACCATCTTCTTCTAAAGGTATATATTTTAAAAGTATTTACTTATCTAGTACTATGAGTAAGAGTATTCAAATAGATAAAAACACAATAATAGGAATATAA
- the rplK gene encoding 50S ribosomal protein L11 has protein sequence MAKEITGYIKLQVKGGEANPSPPVGPALGSKGLNIMEFCKQFNARTQDKKGSLIPVLITVYNDKTFDFVVKTPPAPLLILEASKSKLGSAQPNRNKVGNITWDQVQKIAEIKMPDLNAFTLKSAMKMISGTARSMGITVTGKAPWN, from the coding sequence ATGGCAAAAGAAATAACAGGATATATAAAATTACAAGTAAAAGGAGGAGAAGCAAACCCATCTCCACCCGTAGGGCCTGCCTTAGGGAGCAAGGGATTAAATATAATGGAGTTTTGTAAACAATTTAATGCTCGTACTCAGGATAAGAAAGGGAGTTTAATACCAGTTCTTATAACTGTTTATAACGATAAAACCTTTGATTTTGTTGTAAAAACACCACCAGCACCACTGCTGATACTAGAAGCAAGTAAATCAAAATTAGGTTCTGCGCAACCAAACCGTAATAAAGTAGGAAACATTACATGGGATCAAGTGCAAAAAATAGCAGAAATAAAAATGCCCGATCTCAATGCTTTTACTCTTAAATCTGCTATGAAAATGATAAGTGGAACAGCTAGAAGCATGGGAATTACTGTCACCGGAAAAGCACCTTGGAATTAA